The window ACTGCGCAAAGACTCGCGCAAGCTAACAGCTTGCGCCACATACGAAAGTTGAGCTGCTTATGATTGACACGCCTTTTCTCGACACTCATCACACGGAGCTTGCCGCACAGGTTGACCGCTTCAACCGCGAACGCCCGCGCCAGACGACTGCCGGCGAAGACGAGCAGGCGCGCGGGCTCGTGCGGGCGCTTGCCGACGAGGGCTTGCTCGCTTACGCGGTGCCGGCGGATTTCCTTAGCGCGCCGCTCGACGTGCGGGCGCTGTGCGTCGCCCGCGAGCATCTTTCGTATGATTCGTCACTTTCGGATTTGATGTTCGCCATGCAGGGTCTAGGCAGCTTCCCCGTGACGATTGCCGGCGACGACGCGCTCAAGCGCCGCTGGCTGCCGCGCGTCAAATCGGGCGCGGCCATCGCCGCCTTCGCCATCACCGAGCCCGACGCCGGCTCGGACGTTTCGGCGCTCAAGACGACGGCGCGGCGCGACGGCGACAGCTATGTCATCGAAGGCACCAAGACGTTCATCTCGAACGCCGGGCTGGCCGACTTCTACACGGTCTTTGCGAAGACTGACATGGAGGCCGGGCATCGCGGCATCTCGGCATTTTTAGTCGAGCGCGACGCGGCGGGCTTTGCGGTCGAAGCCCGGCTTGAGCTGATCGCGCCGCACCCGATTGGCCGTCTGCGCTTTGATGGTTGTCGCGTGCCGGCGGCGAACCGCCTGGGCAACGAGGGCGCGGGATTCAAGATCGCCATGCAGACGCTCGACACCTTTCGCCCGACGGTCGGGGCCGCCGCCTGCGGGCTGGCGTGGCGGGCGCTGGACGAGGCAATCGGGTACGCGAAGCGGCGTGTGCAGTTCGGGCGGGCGCTCGCCGACTTTCAAGCAACGCAGATGAAGATTGCCGAGATGGCGGTTGAATTAGACGCGGCGCGCTTGCTGGTCTATCGCGCCGCGTGGCGCAAAGACCAGGGCGCTGAACGAATCACCGCCGAAGCGGCGATGGCCAAGCTGTATGCGAGCGAGAGCGCGCAACGGATTATTGACGCGGCGGTGCAGATTCATGGCGGCGCCGGGCTGGTGCGCGGCGCGGCGGTCGAGCATCTCTACCGCGACGTCCGCGCCCTGCGCATCTACGAAGGCACCTCGGAGATTCAAAAGCTGGTCATCGCCAGCCAACTTTTGAAATGATCGATCTTCAGCTTCGCCAGCGTGAGTTCCTATCGTTCTTGTCATTGCCTTGCCGGGCTACACGCTGGTTTGTAACCTTTTTCATAATTATGTTGCAAAAGGCTTCTCTGGTGATATAATGCCGCCCGCTCGTGGTCACTCTTCGAAAGTGGTTGTGATTGTGGAGAGCTTGATAAACCTCTCGGTTATCCTACCGCGGTGAGTTATCAAAGCTTCCTTCTTTTGGCAGTATAGGCAAAACCCTCCATCCCGAGGCTGACATCATGAAACGTATTGTTGAAGTCCCTTTAGAACAGGGCGGCACTCTTCTAATTGAGGTCGATGATCCTGAGATACGAACCGGGATTCGCTCGATCAGCCCGACCGAGGTTGCAGAACAGGCGAAACAAACATTTGAGAGTGCGTTAGAGAAGATCAAGCCGGCGGCCTCAGCAATCGTTGATAAGCTAAAAAGCATCAGTGACCCGCCTGACCAGATCGGCGTCGAATTCGGCATCAAGCTAAGCGCCAAGGCGAGCGCGTTTATTGCATCCTCAGATGCGGAAGCGAACTTCAAGGTGTCGTTAACCTGGAAGCGTAATAAGGCGGAGGGGCACGAGCCTTAATTCAACGCCATCCCCATTAGCCCGGTCGAGGAGGTAGTATGACGGATAACTATTATGACCTGGACGTGCTGATTCAGCTATCAGGAGGAACGCCCCGCTATTCTGCCCGCGCCGAATCCAAGTTGGCGAAGGGCGTGTTCACCCACACATTTGATCTCCCATTCACGGACGAGAACTTGAATGATTACTTAGAGCTGTTCGGACCGCCCCGGCGTGTGCGCAGCGCTGTCCGGCCAGATGAAGTGACGCCCAGAGGATTCGGGAATAACTTGTACCAGGCTTTGTTTAATGGGCCGGTCGGTCACTGCCTTCATCAGAGCCAGGCATCGGCTTCCAAGAAACACGCCAAGCTGCGCATCCGCCTGCGGCTGAATGACGTCCCGAAACTGGCCAACCTCCCCTGGGAGTTCTTATATGACGAGTACCGACAGCACCTGGCCCTGGACAATCAATTTTCGCTTGTCCGTTATATTGACCTGCCTTTCGAAGACCCGCCTTTAGCAAAAGTGGAGCAACTCTCGATCCTGGTGCTGATTTCAACCCCCGACAACCAGGAGAGTGTGGCAGGCGATCAAGAGCTAGATTACATGCAGGGAGTCGTCGCTAAACTTGGGAACAGGGTGCGGATCAAGCAATTGGAGACCCCATCCCTGGAGGCACTACAAAGAGAGCTGAAAGAGGCCGAGGTTAGACGGGAACCCTATCACGTCTTTCATTACATCGGGCATGGGTGGTTCGACCGGGCAGCAGAAGAAGGGACGGTCGTCCTGGAGAATGATGAGAAGCACAGCGAGTTTGAGAGCGGCGACAGATTAGCGACCATACTGCACAATCACCGCACGCTCAGGTTAGCCATTCTGAATTGTTGCGACAGCGCGCAGGCAACCTCGACAGACATCTTCTCCGGGGTCGCGCAGAGCCTGACCAAGATGGGCATCCCCGCTGTTATTGCCATGCAGTTTGAGATTTCCGATGAGGCGGCGATTGTTTTCGCGCGTAACTTCTATGAGTCACTGGCCAGGGGCGAGACCGTGGAGTCGGCGCTGACCTGTGCCCGTGAGCAGATGTTCAGCAAAAAAAGTTTGGGATGCGAATG is drawn from Blastocatellia bacterium and contains these coding sequences:
- a CDS encoding acyl-CoA dehydrogenase family protein, with the protein product MIDTPFLDTHHTELAAQVDRFNRERPRQTTAGEDEQARGLVRALADEGLLAYAVPADFLSAPLDVRALCVAREHLSYDSSLSDLMFAMQGLGSFPVTIAGDDALKRRWLPRVKSGAAIAAFAITEPDAGSDVSALKTTARRDGDSYVIEGTKTFISNAGLADFYTVFAKTDMEAGHRGISAFLVERDAAGFAVEARLELIAPHPIGRLRFDGCRVPAANRLGNEGAGFKIAMQTLDTFRPTVGAAACGLAWRALDEAIGYAKRRVQFGRALADFQATQMKIAEMAVELDAARLLVYRAAWRKDQGAERITAEAAMAKLYASESAQRIIDAAVQIHGGAGLVRGAAVEHLYRDVRALRIYEGTSEIQKLVIASQLLK
- a CDS encoding CU044_2847 family protein, which translates into the protein MKRIVEVPLEQGGTLLIEVDDPEIRTGIRSISPTEVAEQAKQTFESALEKIKPAASAIVDKLKSISDPPDQIGVEFGIKLSAKASAFIASSDAEANFKVSLTWKRNKAEGHEP